The DNA sequence CCTGGGCATAGTTTTGTATTTGATAGGCCATAAACCCACCTATGCCACTAAAGAATAATAACACCGTGAAAAAAATTATTATAGTACGGGCCACTACAGACAAACTTTTCCCCTCCTTTTATGAATGATTGTTCAGTCATTATTAACAATAAAAAAAGTTAATATATTATGGTTAAATTGGACAAATACAACAATAAATCCTGCAGCGATACAGACCCAAAGCCAACAATTTTCAAATAGTTTGCGGTACTTTATTGTTTATGGAAAAGCACTGCTATAAATGGTATACTAAAGTAAGCTTCTAAATAGGGAAAGGAACGGTGAAACAATGCATTCACTAGGCAAGATGGTGCTGGTGAAGCTATTATTTTTATTTTTAATAATTATTAGCACCGGCTGTTCTAATTCCGGTGAACAAACAAACAGTCAAAGTAATAAGGCTGACCAGCCCGCGCAAACTACCGGGGAACAACTCCAAAAGCCAGATATAAGCTTTCCTGTTTATTTTGTAAAATTCACCGGTGACGAGGCTTACTTGATCAGGGAAATACATACCGTACCCCACACCAAACAAGTTGCCGAAGCCGCCATAGAACAATTAATTAAGGATAAAAGGAGTATTTTACCGCCCGGCACTGAATTGCTGGGTGTAACCATTGAAAAAGGTTTGGCCACAGTAAACTTTTCCAAAGAAGTGCTAAATAACCCCAACGTGGGCTCCGACGGCGAGCTATTAGGTATCAAAAGCATAGTAAATACATTAACCGACCTGCCCAATATCGAAAAGGTAGCATTTCAAGTGGAAGGCCGGTCGGATGGCCGGGCCCAGGATTGGTGGGGACATGTTGGTCTTTACGAGCAGCCATTTACCAAGGATTATTCCATGGTTTACGAACCGGCAATCTGGGTGACCCATCCCACTCCACAGCAGGTGTGCAGCGTACCTTTAATGGTTAAGGGCAGCGCCAGGGTATTTGAAGGACAGGTCAAAGCCAGATTGCTGGATAGCAGTGGTAAAATACTGGCCGAGAACCAAGCCACCGCCACTGCGGTAGCACCAAAACGAGGCGACTTTGAAATGAGCATTAAATTTACCCCGCCCTCCGCCGGGGAAGGGGTGCTGGAAGTATACCAGGTCAACCCGGCCGATGGCACCCCCGGAGACAAGGTTTCCATTCCGCTACAATGGCCTTAATTATCAGGAGGTGTAAAACAACATGTCAAAAACAGGCAGTAATTATCCCTCGGAAACGAGAAATATCACGATACTGGCCCAAAGAATCAAAAAAGACCTGACCTGGATTGTGGTCAGTGTGGCCGTGGCACTAGCCGCCGCCACCGGGACGTATATGGCAATAACCAAATAAGCACCAAGGAACAGGTATGGTCATCAAGACCGTTTAAAATTAAAAATAACATATAAAGACTGACCGGGCACCATGATAACGGTGTCCGGTTAATTTTGCCGCAGGGGCTTGCTAACGGTAAAAGAAATACCATGCCACTGCCGCCACAATCATTAGTACCAGCTTTAATACCATTGCTTTACTTTCATCCACCAGGCCCTTGTATTTTAACCATTCCCCCAAGCCGCTGGGAATCACAAACACAATAAATATCGCCCGGGCTACCGGCACCAGGGGGGGCGAATTAAATGTCAGCACCCATAAGATCAGCCCCCACAGGACAATGGCCATGGTAATGCGTACCGGCTGCGGCATTTTGTGTTTCTTCTCCGTCAACGGGAAAACCCCCTTTTATGCTTATACCGTATATCTTTACATATTTCACCCCGACGCAGGAAAAATCCTGCAGCCAAATAACCAGCCATTTCAAATCCACCCCAAATCTTATGTTCTCTCAATAGGCAAAAAAAACCCCGCCTTGAACCGGCGGGATTGCTGAGAGAGATTTAGGAGGCTGGTTACTGCTCACTGCAGTATCTATAGTATTACACGGTTATCCTTTTTTATACTTATACCTTCGGGGCAAAAAAATAAACCCCCGTTAGGGGGAATTGGGAAAAGAGGTATATGTTAAACCAGGAATAACCTTGACTTAGATTTTGC is a window from the Desulfallas thermosapovorans DSM 6562 genome containing:
- a CDS encoding Gmad2 immunoglobulin-like domain-containing protein; the encoded protein is MHSLGKMVLVKLLFLFLIIISTGCSNSGEQTNSQSNKADQPAQTTGEQLQKPDISFPVYFVKFTGDEAYLIREIHTVPHTKQVAEAAIEQLIKDKRSILPPGTELLGVTIEKGLATVNFSKEVLNNPNVGSDGELLGIKSIVNTLTDLPNIEKVAFQVEGRSDGRAQDWWGHVGLYEQPFTKDYSMVYEPAIWVTHPTPQQVCSVPLMVKGSARVFEGQVKARLLDSSGKILAENQATATAVAPKRGDFEMSIKFTPPSAGEGVLEVYQVNPADGTPGDKVSIPLQWP